A genomic stretch from Arthrobacter sp. KBS0702 includes:
- a CDS encoding FAD/NAD(P)-binding domain-containing protein, translating into MVISQSIRTALVGAGPRGTSVLERLLANWTPSAPGATLHIHVIDPYPAGPGHVWQPGQSRLYLMNTQSFYPTVIPEDPELARPLAGCTFDQWREAQRRDPHTALSAEERAELAGLESADFPSRALYGRYLRCTLEDLLDRLPDGVTVEFHQSSATAVRPAAGATAAGTAAAGEGNARFDVELAEGSVLSVGSVVLALGHLESKLNPEQRELQAAADELGLKYLPPAAPADVDWSGIPAVQPVLVRGMGLNFFDVMGQLTEGRGGRFLPAPDGSGLTYLPSGREPHIIAASRRGTPYRAKATLAGYYPAAVQLKYCTEEAVARFAAAGIVPAFDHDLWPLLHRDAVWAYYSTLARSQPDAVGADPAGFLGALEEALRPHAHSTANWEDAARSVIDASVRPHHRLDLLGLAAPLAGRSFASRADLDAAVVDYLLDDARRSALGEDDPVKMAIGALHHGRAVLKTVVADGGITDESWVAGLRGWFESFVEGIASGPPALRAEQLAALARAGVVSFVGPDPKFGVDRKARMFTAASPWAAGRGSDGGDRVEAPVLIEALAPANRVAINASPLLEQLLADGLVRPRLMMSVEGTPVQSSGLDVVPHPYRPVAANGTVTDGVYVLGLQLSATQWGTAIAAEARQQQGPVYRSGQRTLRDADEIARDILGR; encoded by the coding sequence GTGGTCATATCGCAGAGCATCCGGACGGCCCTGGTCGGCGCCGGGCCCAGGGGCACCAGTGTGCTGGAGCGGCTGCTCGCCAACTGGACCCCCTCCGCACCCGGGGCCACCCTGCATATCCACGTCATCGACCCCTATCCCGCGGGTCCCGGCCATGTCTGGCAGCCCGGCCAGTCGCGGCTATATCTGATGAACACGCAGTCCTTCTATCCCACGGTGATTCCGGAGGATCCGGAGCTGGCGCGGCCGCTGGCCGGGTGCACCTTCGACCAGTGGCGCGAGGCGCAGCGGCGGGACCCGCACACGGCGCTGTCCGCCGAGGAGCGTGCCGAGTTGGCCGGCCTGGAATCCGCCGACTTCCCGAGCCGCGCGCTTTATGGCCGCTACCTGAGGTGCACGCTGGAGGACCTCCTGGACCGGCTGCCCGACGGCGTCACGGTGGAATTCCACCAGAGCAGCGCGACGGCAGTCCGCCCGGCCGCCGGGGCAACGGCCGCCGGGACAGCGGCCGCCGGAGAGGGGAACGCCAGGTTCGACGTCGAGCTCGCCGAGGGTTCCGTGCTTTCCGTCGGATCGGTGGTGCTGGCACTTGGCCATCTGGAGTCCAAGCTCAACCCCGAACAGCGCGAGCTGCAGGCCGCGGCCGATGAGCTGGGCCTGAAGTACCTGCCGCCGGCCGCCCCGGCCGACGTCGACTGGTCCGGGATCCCCGCGGTCCAGCCGGTGCTGGTGCGCGGCATGGGCCTGAACTTCTTCGACGTGATGGGCCAGCTGACCGAGGGCCGCGGCGGAAGATTCCTCCCCGCGCCGGACGGGTCCGGGCTCACCTACCTCCCCTCCGGGCGGGAACCGCACATCATCGCCGCCTCCCGGCGCGGCACCCCGTACCGGGCCAAGGCGACCCTGGCCGGCTACTACCCGGCAGCGGTGCAGCTGAAGTACTGCACCGAGGAGGCGGTCGCCAGGTTCGCGGCCGCCGGTATTGTGCCCGCCTTCGACCACGACCTGTGGCCGCTGCTGCACCGGGATGCCGTGTGGGCCTACTACTCCACCCTGGCGCGCTCGCAGCCCGACGCGGTCGGCGCGGATCCGGCGGGCTTCCTCGGCGCGCTGGAGGAGGCCCTGCGGCCGCATGCCCACTCCACCGCTAACTGGGAAGACGCCGCCCGGTCGGTGATCGACGCATCGGTCCGGCCGCACCACCGCCTGGACCTGCTGGGCCTCGCCGCACCCCTGGCCGGCCGCAGCTTCGCCTCCCGCGCGGACCTGGACGCCGCCGTCGTCGATTACCTGCTCGACGACGCGCGGCGCTCCGCCCTCGGCGAGGACGATCCGGTGAAGATGGCGATCGGCGCCCTGCACCACGGACGCGCGGTGCTGAAGACCGTGGTGGCCGACGGCGGCATCACGGACGAATCGTGGGTGGCGGGCCTGCGCGGCTGGTTCGAATCATTCGTGGAGGGGATCGCGAGCGGTCCGCCCGCCCTTCGCGCCGAGCAGCTCGCGGCCCTCGCGCGGGCCGGGGTGGTCAGTTTCGTGGGCCCGGACCCGAAGTTCGGTGTGGACCGGAAGGCCCGGATGTTCACGGCCGCCTCTCCGTGGGCGGCCGGCCGCGGTAGCGACGGCGGAGACCGGGTGGAGGCACCCGTGCTGATCGAAGCGCTGGCACCGGCCAACCGGGTGGCGATCAATGCCTCCCCGCTGCTCGAGCAGTTGCTCGCGGACGGCCTGGTGCGTCCGCGCCTGATGATGAGCGTGGAAGGAACGCCGGTGCAGAGTTCCGGCCTGGACGTGGTCCCGCATCCCTACCGTCCCGTGGCGGCAAACGGGACGGTCACTGACGGCGTGTACGTGCTGGGTCTTCA